The Populus nigra chromosome 14, ddPopNigr1.1, whole genome shotgun sequence genome has a segment encoding these proteins:
- the LOC133672455 gene encoding probable mitochondrial adenine nucleotide transporter BTL3 gives MYGQDHHFFAFLFKDKESELPDQQPFILGGLFLDHKTICPPSFVSIVSSKKKGNNDSHSYLSKRTLLRFENMRRRGRKGGVFLSVSLSIKGGEEDGDEGNVGESIESLGQDGVEKNVELVEEKEVEVKRSGTSAALNTTKHLWAGVVAAMVSRTFVAPLERLKLEYIVRGEQKNLFEVFKAIAATQGLKGFWKGNFVNILRTAPFKSINFYAYDTYRNQLLKLSGNEETTNFERFLSGAAAGITATLLCLPMDTIRTKMVAPGGEVLGGVIGTFHHMIQTEGFFSLYKGLLPSLVAMAPSGAVYYGVYDMLKSAYLHSPEGMKRIQNIKQEGQELNALEQLELGTMRTLIYGAIAGCCSEAATYPFEVVRRQLQMQVRATKMSALATCIKIVEQGGIPALYAGLIPSLLQVLPSASISYFVYEFMKIVLKVEST, from the exons ATGTACGGTCAAGATCATCATTTCTTTGCCTTTTTATTCAAAGACAAAGAATCTGAACTGCCGGATCAACAACCCTTCATTCTCGGGGGTCTGTTCCTAGATCATAAAACCATCTGTCCTCCTTCCTTTGTTTCTATAGTTTCTTCAAAGAAGAAGGGAAACAATGACAGTCATTCCTATTTGTCGAAAAGAACCTTGTTAAGGTTTGAGAATATGCGGCGGCGAGGTAGGAAAGGTGGCGTGTTTTTATCTGTTAGCTTGTCAATAAAAGGGGGAGAAGAAGATGGAGATGAAGGGAATGTTGGGGAGTCAATTGAGAGTTTGGGGCAAGATGGGGTTGAGAAAAATGTCGAGTTGGTGGAGGAGAAGGAGGTTGAAGTGAAGAGATCCGGTACTTCAGCCGCGTTGAATACAACTAAACATCTATGGGCTGGTGTTGTGGCTGCTATGGTTTCAag GACTTTTGTAGCACCTCTTGAGAGGCTGAAGCTGGAGTACATAGTTCGCGGTGAACAGAAGAATCTTTTTGAGGTCTTCAAGGCGATTGCGGCGACACAAGGGTTGAAAGGTTTTTGGAAGGGAAACTTTGTCAATATTCTTCGCACTGCTCCATTTAAGTCCATCAATTTCTATGCTTATGATACATACAGAAATCAACTTCTAAAATTGTCTGGGAATGAGGAAACCACAAATTTTGAGAGGTTCCTTTCTGGTGCTGCTGCTGGAATTACTGCTACTTTGCTTTGCTTGCCGATGGACACT ATAAGAACGAAGATGGTTGCACCTGGTGGGGAAGTTTTGGGTGGTGTAATTGGCACTTTCCACCACATGATCCAGACAGAAggtttcttttctctttataagGGTTTACTACCCTCGTTAGTGGCAATGGCTCCTTCAGGTGCTGTTTACTATGGTGTTTATGATATGCTAAAATCAGCTTATCTACACTCACCGGAAGGAATGAAGAGAATTCAGAACATCAAACAAGAAGGTCAGGAATTGAATGCATTGGAACAGCTGGAGTTGGGTACCATGAGAACATTGATTTATGGGGCAATTGCTGGTTGTTGCTCTGAAGCTGCAACGTATCCATTTGAAGTTGTGCGGAGACAGCTTCAAATGCAAGTCCGGGCAACAAAGATGAGTGCATTGGCAACTTGCATAAAGATAGTTGAGCAAGGAGGCATTCCTGCTCTTTATGCAGGTTTAATTCCCAGCCTATTGCAG GTTTTACCATCAGCTTCAATAAGTTACTTTGTATACGAGTTCATGAAGATAGTGCTCAAAGTCGAGTCGACATAG